gtctatttttttaaataactctctatctatattacaattacaaacaattacttttatgtttttatacactttttgttttgaacattgttttgaataacttttttcgcgaaaccgttttttacaattccactctgcggagaacgcatactgaatgaatacgtgcacaactcataacagaaaatgtaactgtaagcttgcagaacatataagtctacataatgcatgaaagggttaagtataaaaacagataaaacgaataaataaattaaaaggcaTAACATTCGAAGACTCGAACAATTCGCTAATTCGAACAAGTAGGTTTTCATTAGTTCGAGTTTTCGCGAAAGCACTGTatttatatcatataaaaagttatataaaaatatgagaaagttccatttatttatattgcttGTTGCTATTACTCTACACATGACGTATCGTAAAATATGAtagcaaattttataaattagtgcaaaaaaattttttgttaaaatctaatttaatttgttaaagaGATTGTGAATTGTTAATATTCTGATaaattgtttatacatattcagaaaataatattattttaaagataaatttttaactgtttcggtattgaaaatgaatttaaaaacgtATTAAACCATTGGTGTTAACTTCCTATCATTCAATCAGCTATTTTGTATTTCCTCTAAGAAGATTCAGAGAATACAACATTAGGCCCTTAAACTCACTACCGAttttagctttttttttaaagaaatatcagTAAAAATTTTTTAGATTGAGTGACCATCTATTCAATAAATCTGATTCCCGTACTTCTATTAGATTTAGTGCAAAAAGAACATATTATTAACGAATCATAGCCGAAGCTATAAGTAGTGGAAATACGTAAATTTAGTGTAGAAACAGTTATTGCGatgaacatttttcaaaaacaaaaaaaaaatatctttgaaagtttaatatttgctgtcttgcaattttttgtcgtttttatattctcctttgtcatgtttatattttcaaattgaattccAAATACTTCcttaaaatatcctttaaattcCTTTTTTAAAAAAGCAGCTGTTTAGGATTTATTATAGAGTTCCGTTCAATAACTTGAATGCTCAATTGAACAAACTGTGAAGCACAAAGGGACATACAAATGTGTatcaaaatgcaaaatattatatagacTTAAAAatgtacatgtatttatatatgactggaattaatttttataacataataTTGCTTAGTtaataacataaattaaatatgaattttggaTTTCTTAaggaaactaaattttatttccaaatttatttttatattcttgttgtaacacattttttttgcatacgTTATTTATGATAAGAAGCGTTTAAGCAAAACTACTTTAGCAACAAGCCAAACTTTATAATTATATCAGGGCTAGAAAACTTCCCTTCAGTTTTGCCTAGTAAATTTAGACTAGTTTCAGAAGCAAATCAATTTGATATATTATAACTATATCGGAGCTAATAGTAAACTTATTCTAATTTTgtctactaaattttattttgatatatttctgtactcttgaattatttattgtacagaggtagtcaaaattatttacacatcgaacgttttttttacatgtttcacataaaaggcttttgcttgttgttgtcgttgtcgcagagtaatgctatgttgttggaaaccttgatctattcctaagCGAATGATGCCAGTTTGGTGAGAATaactagaaatatggcggagaaataagcaaatgaactgaggactcgcagtagtcaaaagtatttacacacattttttttgcgtcaaaagtatttacacacggcgatttatcctttgatttggtttgagcaagagTAGTGATTGAATTctatttcatttaaaacaaactaaatcagccttaaaatttaaaattggtgaataaaatgccgaaaccaaaggaattatggattataactagatcggagactgttactaagtttaagactggtgtttcggcttcggaaatttatagaatttaaaggaatactgtttatactgaaggagacgaacaattgcaaggatactttaaagagaattgggcagaaacctgtgataactccaaGATAATGgggaagattagtaggaactgtcatacaaaaaaCCACAATtaagtcctgttaatattgcaacagcatcgaatcagcatattgcatgaacagtcaatgatgctacactgctcaggaccttaaaaaagttaacataaatgcctacgttgtgcataaagtagtcaatatttccgaaaccaaaaaagcgatattcCTCTCTTTTGCCTTaaattgcatcctaaagcctgtagtgggcaaataaattattaattattagttcGAGGACTTCTTTAGTAAACCCTTTATCCATTTACCACCTGAgaacgtgagaagaagaataatgcagtttagacgctaaatagagccGGAGgtgatattatgattttttggggaagttttccttacttaagttttggagatttggtactaatttaggtaCCCCAAATCATCcgaatatatcagaattcacatgaccatgccattgtagtggttagtcggccttttccaactattgtctacattttacaacaggacaatgctccatttcacaAAGCATCGTTACCAACAAAATCGTGAAgcaatcaagttgacctccggaGAGCCTCGAcctaaacatttttgaaaatatttgggtttcgttaaatatccgaggacaattgatataataaccgaaaacgctaaattaccgacatttggtctaaattaacagttaacttagcgcacaattgtgttaaatcaattcggaccataaagcaggctgttattgatgccaatggtaatgcaaccaattatgaatttatcgccttagaatagctacttagactaaacattaaaattaaaaaaattatcatttaaaaataacaggataatccatttcaagttgtgtgtaaatacttttgacgcaaaaaaatttacaacaacatagcattttgttgccctgtgtaaaaaaacgttcgatatgtaaataattttcactatCTCTATTCCAAATTTCTATATGAAAACTATCCAAATTGTGGATTACGACTGTTGATGTTTGTCTTTTTCAGTTTATAAACCGTAATACCGTTTCGGGATTCTGGAGATGGACTGATGGTCCCAGGCACGCATATTAGTTAAATTCTCACATGTTTTATAACAATTGGATGTTTGATCCACGGACGGTCGAACCGATATACATTAATTCATGTATTTCTAAATTTAGCCATAAACATTTGATCGTATACATACAACTCAGTACCTATCACCGTTATTTTATGCAGATAAATGTTAACACTTTTGCAGCAGATTAACATTATAAGTTACAAACAAATGTGTCAATAAGAAacctacaaataaattcaagtacTTTAGACAGCTGTCATACTTTGTGTTATTGGtctttaatttacaatattaaaaatatagtaattttcaacacatAAATGTTTTCACATACCAGGTAAATGTTGGGTAGTTTGCGGAACGCTACTTTGGCGTTGCAttcgttgcatttgttgttgctggaatACATTTGAGCTAGATCCCCCATATGGTGACTGTGGAGACGGAGAATTTGATGTACCTCCAAAACCACTAGATTCACCTCCTTGAAAAGAATTTTGCCTCTGCAGACTGACATTGGTGCCGATATTACTAGCAACTGCATTACCAGATACACCACCTCCGTTAGGAGAGTTGAGACTTCGCCGCTGATTTTGATACGGACGTGTTGTATAAGAACTAACTCCCTGCTAAagtaatgaaaaaacaaaaacagaaaaattttaaaatttccttcaaagaaaaattgtttacaCTAACTTGCAATTGCGCGCTTAACATAggattgtgttgttgtaatgagTGACTGCGTTGAGTTGTCAAATTTCCACTTAGCTGCACACTTGCCGTACTGACATTACCACCAGCATTCCATTGTTGTGATGACGTATTCGGCATGCCAGTTTGCGATTGTACATTACCTGGGCCCCCAGTAAAAGGCGGTTGGCGTGGTGATAGCTGCGGAGCGACATTAGCGTTTGCGGCTTGGGCAGCCTGAAACGAcatctgttgttgctgctgggcattcacttgttgttgttgttgtgaaatatgATGTTGATGATGGGGCGATAGACGTTGTCCGCTCTGTGAAAATTGCGATGCATAACCTTAGAAAGTATACgagaaaaatgtaagaaaaaaatcttatatttatttgttggtaACAGACCTGCATTAGATTGTGGACTGAAGGGTGCATTACGTTGACCTGgacttaattgttgttgttgaagtaaATTCTGTGCAAAATTCGGACTCAGTTGAGAATCGGGCGGCAAGTTGGTACGAGACAAAGCAACATTTGGAGCTACTGTATTATTCAACAGTGAACCAATGTTGTTGATGTTTGGATTTAGACCTATGAGACACAAATAGTggtcaaataacaataaaaacatatttattctttttacatacataactgATCTGTGCGCGCTGTTGCACTCTCAGGAACCAAaagttgctgcttttgttgttgctgtagaagacgttctttttgttgttgctgctgttgctgctgttgacgAATTCGGTACTGCTGATGTGCTGGCAAAACAGAACCTCCAGGTGTAGTAACGGCATTCATTGGGCCCCGGTTACGCGACGCCGAATACATAGGTGGCGGACGTTGGAAGCTTTGATTGGCGTTAACACGTAGTACCTCCAACATTTGTTGTACCTGAGTTGACTGTTGATTGCCACCAATGGCAGCTTGTTGCCTTTGGAGCATTTGTAGATGATGCTGCAGCTggagttggtgttgttgctgtgacAAACCCGATCCAGTGCCCCCTCCACTGCCACCACCCATTACGTTGCCGGGATAGGCCGGCGGTTGTGGctgttgttgatgatgttgttgctgttgcagttgAGATGTCTCAACCATCAATGAATTTTGAATAGCATTAATAGCCATGCGCTCATTAATCTCTTGCTGTGTTAATCCAGACAAGGCAGTAGGAGTAGGTGCTGATACAAAGGGTCCATCGTCTGAAACGTAATCCATAACGCTATCCAAAATCTTAGACAATTCTGAATCGCCATCGGCGCCGCTAGGGCCGGCTAATTGGGAGCTCGCTTGTGATGTCACAATCGATGCTGTGACGTTGGCTGTCCCTGAGGTAGCTGTGGTATTATGTAGAGATGTTCCGAAGGCGTCTGATGAAGCAAAGTTTATTGGCGGTTGAGATAGTTGAGTTGGCTGCTGATGTGAAGGGCGCTGAATGTTACCtaaacactgttgttgttgttgttgttgttgtagatggagttgttgctgatgttgcaGCGTGAGGTAGGTATCGGAATATTGTTTACGTATACTACTACTCCGTCCAACACCACCGACGGAATTGCCAGCACTTATCGATGATGTCGTTGTCATTGTGCCACTTTTTGGAGGCATGCCGCCTAGGCTATTTGGTGCTGAAACACTCATGACACCGAGGGCCGAATTGCCGCGGCTTGCTGATGGTGCAATGTCAGGTATAGTTTTGACTTGAGGTGGTACAGTTACTATGGGGTTCTTTGGCGGATTTTCTAACAGCGAAGCAAGCATTTTATTGCTTTCACGCAGCTTGGATGGACGGTCACTCTCACGTTTTGCTAATATGCCATCATCCGGTTCATTGAGTGAACGCTTGCGAGTTGTTGGGTCACCTTGGTACTTTAAACTTTTAAGTAAATCCTCTTGCGACATGTCCTTGGAGTGATGTTGTCCGTGACTATGACCATGTGAATGACTAAAGTGACCATCGTCTTTTTGTAATTGACGCATTAATTCACTCTGTCGACCAAGGGAAGGTCCTTTGCCATCATCATCCTCCGATTTCTCGTTAAGCAActgtataaaatacatataggaAAATATCTGTGTATTCTACTTCAAGTACATGAGTGTACTCAAATATTTGTGCAGATAAAAAGTAAAGATAAGTGTATGGTTTAAGGGGATGGTGGGGCCTTACTTACCGACAGTAACATGGGATTGCTGGAGTTCGAAGATTTTGGTAATGCACCACCACCAAATAGGCGCGCATTCGTTATACCAGCAGCGCCCATTTTGAACATTCCGGACGAACCCCTGTTGCTACCGCCGGCACCTCCACCATCCTTATCTTCGTCGGAATTGAGTAGACCCTGATTGTAAAACTTTCGGGAGATCAAAAACATAGCATAAATAATGTACGTACATATCGATACCTCTTTAAAAACCATTTACTGTTGAGTGAAGGCTTATATAACTAATATATATCTAATCTCACCTTATGCCGTAGGTTAAGGTGATCCTTATCACCATCGCCCGTGTTCATTCCTGAGGTCATTGAATGCGATTTATTCGTCAATAAATGCCGTAAACGCTCTGACTCCGGTTGAGGTGGATTGGGCTGTGCAGATACTTGACTCATATTAGTCACAGTGGTTAGTAATGGCGGGCCACCATTTGGTAAATTTGCACTGCCGCTTAACGCACCACTAGAACTACCTGGAGGTCCTGAATTATTGCCACTCATGCTGCCACTGCTGTTTATGCCAGCGTTCATGTGTTCTTTATCATTATTCTTATCACTTGTCTCGAACGTCGGGAAGCCAAAACCAAACGGACCTCCACTAACGCCGGGGCCAGCAGACGACGGCTGACTTGTATTTGACTGAGGTGAAGGCAAGCTTGCAGCTGAGTGTGACGACAGTTGATATGGCGTCGATGGTGAAGCACATACTGCCGGACTGAATCCATGTCCCGCTGAAGGTGGACGCGGAGTGCTTACCGGAGTAGTAACAGAAGCACGAGAATTTGGACGCGAATCCGTCCAACCAGTGGCGTCCATTTCAAAACTGGAATGTGCCAAGTCAAAATCAAAGGGGTCGGAGCTATAGAAAATCGTTGCTTCGGGGCCAGCAGGCGATGCAGTAAAAGAATTTACTAAGGTGGAATTATTCGAAGTCGATGCCGAAGTAGCTACAGCAGGATTGTTACGCTGTGTACCACCTCCGGTACCATTGATAACAGCTGAAGTCATTAGTGGTCCACCCACATTAGTAGTTTGGGTGCTATGTGGTGGCATGCCACCACCTCCAACTAGTCCACCTAGCATGTGGGCTCCGCTACTTACACTTGCTAATGCTGAGGCTGACGATGAGGAGCACGATGAATTGTTATTAACAAGTGAGTCCAAGGGGAGAGAAAGTGGCGAAACTAATGATGGAGTGGGCGACATTGTAGACAAACTGCTAGATGGCATTATGTTACTGTTACCGATACTTCCGATGTTCAAACCTCCAATACCTCCCCCGCCTATATCATTATCCGTATTAAGTATTGTTTGCAGTGACATAATATAATCACCCTCAGTTTGCGACTGATTTAAAAAAAGTCGTGAATTAGCCTTAACATGAACATAAACGTCGGGTGCACCGAAACGTAATCTAAATGGACGTGACATAACGTTCGCAATGGGAGGATTAATTAGTGTAGCAGGCGTTCCACCGGGTGAGTGTGCCGCCGGCGAATTCATCAAATGGACTGATGCAGCTGACTCTTGAACCTCGCGTAAATGTGATTTCAGAGCATTTAAATCTTGGGGATGACAAAGATCCTGCAAGAGTCGTCCCAACCAGCTACTCAAATGTTGACGATAGGGTTCACGAAGTGCGGTTGCATCCAAATTGAGTATCTTGCCGTGTACGTCGAGTTTAAAAGTTAAATGCTCAATCGCCTGAGGTTGTACATGTTGAATTGCTGGCTCATCCTCAGGACGGGTGATCAAACACAATATGGAGGACGTTGTATCTCCGTCgtctaaaatttatataattagcaAACGCAATATCATAAACAATAAACACCTTACCTTTCATCGGTGTTGCAAGCAACATAACTTCCTCATATTTCTCTGGGTGTATCTGTTGTCCAACAGTTTTCTGATCCAAAGGGTCGTTTTGGTGCGACATGGATGTTTGAGTAGCGGACCGCAAATCTTTGACCAACATTCGCACTTTAGCtgctatatttcttttaattttagcaCTTCCTGGACCTAACGAGGCTGTTGAATGTTGCGAATTTGTACCACTATCTTCCAAATCATTCCAGCCACTTTGGCTACCACTGCCACAACCAATATCTCCAGTTCCATTTCCGCTAACACCATACggcatattatttataattggaTCTAATTTCGCATGATCGCCAGAGTGCAGGTATTGATATAGTGGCTTACGATATAGTTCCTGTTTGTCATAGCCGATTAGTTCACGTATATTCTGCGTACACGACTCAATTATCCCGTCCGCAGTGACTTGTAAAAGTACCCAATCGACTGATGAGAGGTAATGTTCCAAGGCTTCAAAATAGGCAGATATTTCGGGCACTTGACCGTTAAGCAACGATGGCTCTGGGAGTGGAGGTTCGGTCGATGAAACGTCGCCTTGCTGTACTGGATGTATAGAACAATTGTCAGTTGCACATCGTAAACAACGTGTGGATGCTGTATTATTTCGATTATCGTTGCTTTTTGAAGTTGaattgctattattgttattaggTGTCGTCGAATTGAGAGCTGAAGGAGCAGTAGTTGACGTTGCAGAAGAAATATCACGGCTTTGGCCTTTGTCGCAAAACTCTCGATACTGAAAAGATAGAAATAATTATTAGCCAACGAAggaattaattgatttaatctTACTATTTACAACACATAATTTCtactttatgaaaatatttatattaaaggaTTCACAAAGCTGCTATGccatacatgtatgtgtatgtaaattaaatgaatacatatatataaaaggtTAGTGTTTACTTCAATAATTGATTATTGTGAATCCATATCTACCatctctgtatatgtatatggatctTCAGCTTTATACTGTTTACATTTGAAAACGTATgtaagtaaatgtatttatacaaagaTTATCTGACTATTTATTTATGGAGTGTGTATTGATATTAAACATCAAGAGTTAAGCTTTCATgtgttaaaatatatgaaagtatGAAATCCTTTCATTCCTTCCGGAGAAACGCCACTGTTGAGAACAAAAATTACGATTTTAGACTTTGCCTGGGCCACGAGTTGCAAACACACTTAATTACGAAAAACTTGTTACTATTTGCAAAAATAGGTAAGAGCAACTCCAGTTATGGAAACCTTTggttatagaaattaaaagaaaattaaagaattttataattgtttttgtttagccacttttTAGGCCAATATCTACAAAGTTTGCTTTCTTACTATATATGCCGCTGCAACCTCTCAACGATTTCGAACCTCTACAAcgaatgaattaaaattttatagtatgcaagaaaaagagaaaatcgCACATTgtgaaaacgaaaaatattgcaCCGATCAACGcaatcataacaaaaacaaataaagaatcgGCATGTACACAAGAACAAACGAAACGAAATAAGAGAAGATTTAAAACATAATAGCGTTTGGGAGTGCGAATGTTAAACTAAAGCAAAGCGGGATCTACCTTACGAAGCTCCACTACCAaagaaaaaacgcaaaaattaaACCCACATAAGCGAtatctttacaaaaacaactgttGAAACAACGATCAATCGCAAACTGGGTACGACGAAATACATTCAATGCTGACGATACAACACAACGATGGCGACAACTTTGACAATGAGTACTCGTATTCACGAAGTAAAGGTAATTAATGTGTACATATTACACCACTACAAACGTATGTATATGAGGTTATTTAGGAAACTAAAAACAGATAGGAAGAGAATTAAACGGTTGGATATTGAGTATTAcgcttattattttttgataattttccatatttaaaaagcatttaaacacattttaacGTTAAACAATTATGCATATATAACGAAAGAGTGGCtttcaataaaactaaaaaacattattttcatgacACAATATCACCCTAGTCGACAGAGATTTCTTAATCATTATTTGTTTTGCATCTTTTCTCATCattcactaacaacaacaacaaacattacgTAATGATGTCATATTCAACCATACGAGCTTCCAAATAATTgttcatattatattatattaacttgCCCAACCAGAGCGATAACGATCATGGTGTTTAGTTAGGTAGCCGGTCATTTCACAGACTATGGATGAGACAAAAGAGCTTTTATGGATAAAGCTTCCGCACCGGCTACCGTTCAACTGAAAGAGGAAAAAAGAATACGCAgaactatatacataagtgcGATTCATGCTCATATAACAACATACTCAAAATTATAGAGTAGTAAATTGTTATTATATCGAATGATGtacaaatgaaaatacaagtacgaacatttattcatatatagatattataaaCTGCATATCAATTTTACGATGGTAAAAAAGTGCATACTCAGCGCATACAGCAAAAATCTACAATCCGAATAAATGCTAATGAGCACGAACATTTAATTAAAGTATCTAAAACATACACAACAATAATACCAAAAGAAGAAACGCTAACAGAAACACTCTTGCACCTTTAAAAACTCACAATAAGCCTAGTCGAAAGAACATAGCTATACATGTACATAGTTCGTTGatctgtttgttttgttgttttcggtTTGAATAAGTATTTTTAAGTTTCCTTTATTATATTCTTCGCCTATTATATTTTGCACTGTTGTTACAAACTTTTAAATTTGCCAAAGAGGAAGAGAGAATAAATATAGCACATGTTCAGAAGTATAAAAAGTACATACAgccatgtgaaaaataatagggacactTACTTGAAAAcaggttaaaaataaaatttaaaaattatcaaaaatgtaacatgcaattgtttgctgggatgtcagtgaagtaaagaaccgttatcaaagaaaaaatgttgatcaTTTTGTGAAGTAAGATCGTTTTTGAGTGTGCGAAATAATAGGGACATGTGTCGtgtgtccctattatttttcacgTGACTGTATATACAGAAGAATAATGAGATAAGTATAAATCGGTGGTGGTGGAGCCCACTGAAACCAATGAAACGAACAACAAAATAAGacttatgcatgtatgtatgttttgaatTATACACATGCCAGAATGTATAAGaaaagacatatgtacatatgcgagATTCATCAACTTTGtttattatgtttctattttatccctcataaataaaattacaatctATTACATTAcctttgtttgcttttttatacaaaattaaattagaaagcgtcaaaattttgaattttcattacTCTACACTGTTAATGATGTTTTCAATTTATCATACACAATTAatgatattttgaatttatcctTATagtaaccgaaaatattttgcttaaaaaaacatttaaaattttttttaatttcaattcatacGAGAATGTTAATGAAGACCGAAAATTCTTAATTCTACATAAAAATTAGCTGGCACTCTGAATTCTTACAAACTAATTATTCCACCGTTCCAACAAATATCCCCATCTCcatctttgaaaataatagaATTGTTAAGAGCTGAATATGAGTCAGAAAAGGGGAACATATAAGACCGGCTTGCTAAGTAAATAACGAATACTTCGTAAtatcaattcaatttaaaaattaacagttaagtATGAtgcttatttaataattttacatatattgaatttatcataACAAATGTTCTGCCACCATAATATTTGATTAATGCAGttagatacaaatattttataaattcaaaagaaaatcgTTGTTACGAAAgtatttgcttttatatttcACCACTGGAACATCATCATGAAAGCTGAATGACATTCATCAGAATTCATCAAGAAAATGTACGTACTATTCGATGTTGATTGTTACataaatgaattataaattatataatttcagtTATTTATGATATTGCAATAAATTGAGATCAATAAATAGTTTCCGCAAACGattataaactaaatatgtacaaGTACACAAAATATTATGTTTCTGTGAAGTTAATCTCagcataatttatatttacaattaaaatacaGATGAATTTTAGTTCAGTTaagtcgaacttctataacttaaAGATCTTTATAAATCgaattcttgaattggcaatagcgtttagaagtcaaatttccgtccataactcgaagttctccataactcgaattcttgaattggcaatagaagtcaaattttatataagttccataaatcgaacttttcgaccaggacataatacaaaatttaaaatttttctatcgatGCAGAGTTTTAAAAAAGTTCCTATTATATCGTATGTAGGCgatgaaaaaatatgataaatattgcTCCTAACACTTGCCAACTAAAACTGGAGATCGTGTGAGCATGAATCTTATGAGAGTATCACGTAAATTAAACCTAGAAATcgatgtgtttttgtttttttttccatgaaattaatCACCTGTTCTCTTTGTCAACCACATTAGGAAAcactaaaaaataaactaatcaaaatttaaaatattcttcaaattattaaaaatccaTTCCAAACATTGTTaatgtcaaataagtacccggaaatctTGGGCCAAAACgtttgaaatgttgaaaaaaaacatttgtatgttATACTTGTATAATACATTCTGTCatataagtacccggaaattctcattatgaatggataaaaatattgaacaaagagtttgtgtgaaattttgtgttgcaAGCGAAATTTCTTCtgccaaaacgttggaaatgttgaaaaaacatttggtgactcaaccatgtcgaaaactcaagtttacgattggtataaatcgttcaaagaggggcatataaaaatcgcaacgcacacaaaaggttgacttgttcctaatgacgccgtaaacaaactaaatgacacatagcaataaaaattcacagactagtggctgacagttgtgccaacctggggaaaaaaattgaaatattctcagcgggaaaatttaaaatgagaatttccggatacttatttgacagaatttatcatagcaataaaaattcacagactagtggctgacagttgtgccaacctggggaaaaaaattgaaatattctcagcgggaaaatttaaaatgagaatttccggatacttatttgacagaatttatCATCTATCATTTCTATACAATTCCTAACAATTACGATGGTCTTAATGTACAATTTGTGACGTCATTCGAAGCAAACA
This portion of the Zeugodacus cucurbitae isolate PBARC_wt_2022May chromosome 3, idZeuCucr1.2, whole genome shotgun sequence genome encodes:
- the LOC105211493 gene encoding nuclear receptor coactivator 2 isoform X8, whose product is MEKNVIRYGQIKARLGPCDLPDSWAPNTNNSNSNISSIVANSRDISSLSAVSKNSSTTAVPLHIENNISSNIVFFKNKSSTTTTAIQSATTFGFSTSSTARATTTTTSCPIYKVPLSSPAAATAAVTVTTASIGSVVTPLGVGLVPSTPTCAPHTGTSTAGTEGLAGVLLSASISAGGSKNSISAQKTISNFQVNNVNDNTNNSGNTSFRSQTLPLQPQQLQLQQQNSSFLHNKHNNQNNNNSSLVKNNNHKNCNNFNLILRQKAAATVSLAAALQNSITMNAVASPISNNPATPTRKIRRKTDPKANLPQSQINKCNNEKRRRELENNYIEQLSEFLQLNKRGDTASTKPDKAAILNQVVKTYREFCDKGQSRDISSATSTTAPSALNSTTPNNNNSNSTSKSNDNRNNTASTRCLRCATDNCSIHPVQQGDVSSTEPPLPEPSLLNGQVPEISAYFEALEHYLSSVDWVLLQVTADGIIESCTQNIRELIGYDKQELYRKPLYQYLHSGDHAKLDPIINNMPYGVSGNGTGDIGCGSGSQSGWNDLEDSGTNSQHSTASLGPGSAKIKRNIAAKVRMLVKDLRSATQTSMSHQNDPLDQKTVGQQIHPEKYEEVMLLATPMKDDGDTTSSILCLITRPEDEPAIQHVQPQAIEHLTFKLDVHGKILNLDATALREPYRQHLSSWLGRLLQDLCHPQDLNALKSHLREVQESAASVHLMNSPAAHSPGGTPATLINPPIANVMSRPFRLRFGAPDVYVHVKANSRLFLNQSQTEGDYIMSLQTILNTDNDIGGGGIGGLNIGSIGNSNIMPSSSLSTMSPTPSLVSPLSLPLDSLVNNNSSCSSSSASALASVSSGAHMLGGLVGGGGMPPHSTQTTNVGGPLMTSAVINGTGGGTQRNNPAVATSASTSNNSTLVNSFTASPAGPEATIFYSSDPFDFDLAHSSFEMDATGWTDSRPNSRASVTTPVSTPRPPSAGHGFSPAVCASPSTPYQLSSHSAASLPSPQSNTSQPSSAGPGVSGGPFGFGFPTFETSDKNNDKEHMNAGINSSGSMSGNNSGPPGSSSGALSGSANLPNGGPPLLTTVTNMSQVSAQPNPPQPESERLRHLLTNKSHSMTSGMNTGDGDKDHLNLRHKFYNQGLLNSDEDKDGGGAGGSNRGSSGMFKMGAAGITNARLFGGGALPKSSNSSNPMLLSLLNEKSEDDDGKGPSLGRQSELMRQLQKDDGHFSHSHGHSHGQHHSKDMSQEDLLKSLKYQGDPTTRKRSLNEPDDGILAKRESDRPSKLRESNKMLASLLENPPKNPIVTVPPQVKTIPDIAPSASRGNSALGVMSVSAPNSLGGMPPKSGTMTTTSSISAGNSVGGVGRSSSIRKQYSDTYLTLQHQQQLHLQQQQQQQQCLGNIQRPSHQQPTQLSQPPINFASSDAFGTSLHNTTATSGTANVTASIVTSQASSQLAGPSGADGDSELSKILDSVMDYVSDDGPFVSAPTPTALSGLTQQEINERMAINAIQNSLMVETSQLQQQQHHQQQPQPPAYPGNVMGGGSGGGTGSGLSQQQHQLQLQHHLQMLQRQQAAIGGNQQSTQVQQMLEVLRVNANQSFQRPPPMYSASRNRGPMNAVTTPGGSVLPAHQQYRIRQQQQQQQQQKERLLQQQQKQQLLVPESATARTDQLCLNPNINNIGSLLNNTVAPNVALSRTNLPPDSQLSPNFAQNLLQQQQLSPGQRNAPFSPQSNAGYASQFSQSGQRLSPHHQHHISQQQQQVNAQQQQQMSFQAAQAANANVAPQLSPRQPPFTGGPGNVQSQTGMPNTSSQQWNAGGNVSTASVQLSGNLTTQRSHSLQQHNPMLSAQLQQGVSSYTTRPYQNQRRSLNSPNGGGVSGNAVASNIGTNVSLQRQNSFQGGESSGFGGTSNSPSPQSPYGGSSSNVFQQQQMQRMQRQSSVPQTTQHLPAGNAANSSDFVKQELRAVVSVRAQQQAAAAGGAGASSGGNGVPGGGGGNGGPGGLRITSTPQSPLSSAQQGPMSGGSSGGLNSTNSLSMQQHQSGSIGTGVSQNTLLNTPPDPSMNFTFDAQDFFGSNVTR